Part of the Pseudomonadota bacterium genome is shown below.
GGGCCGGCATGGGGCGCGCGCTCGATCCGCACTCGGCGTTCATGACACCCGCCGAGTACGAGGCGTTCCTCGGCGAGATCCGCGGCGAGTTCTGCGGCGTCGGGCTCGAGGTCGGGGTGCAGGACGGCGTCATGACCGTGATCGCGCCCTTCGCGGACAGCCCGGCGGAGCGAGCGGGGATGGCTCCCGGCGACCAGATCGTGAGCATCGACGGCGCCCCGACCGCGGAGATGGGGCTCGAGGACGCGGTGGCGCTCATCCGCGGCCGCGAAGGCGAGCCTGTGTCTTTCCGCGTGCGGCGGCCGCCCGCCGCGGAGCCGTTCGACGTGCAGGTCGTGCGCGCCCAGATCAAGGTGAAGAGCGTCGAGGCGAAGCTCGTGTCGCCCGGCTTCCCCCACGTGCGGGTGAAGCAGTTCCAGGCCGGGACCGCGTCGGACCTGCGCGCCCGGCTCGAGCGGCTCACGCTCGAGGGCGGCGGGCTCGACGGGGTGATCCTCGATCTGCGCCGCAACCCCGGGGGCACGGTCGACGAGGCGGTCAAGGTGGCGGACCTCTTCCTCGCGGAGGGCGCCATCCTCGTCATCCGCGGCCGCGGCGGCGACGCCATCCAGGAGCACCGCGCCGGGCGCGGCGGCGCCTTCGAGGAAGTGCCCGTGACCGTGCTCCTCGACAAGGGCAGCGCGTCGGCGGCGGAGATCGTCGCCGGCGCGATCCAGGACCACGGGCGCGGGATGCTCGTCGGCACGAGGAGCTTCGGCAAGGGCTCGGTGCAGTACCCGTTCCCGCTCGACGACGGCTACTTCCTCAAGCTGACCGTGGCCAAGTACTACACGCCGAAGGGCCGGAGCATCCAGGCCGAGGGGATCGCGCCGGACGTGGCGATCGAGTCCCGCGACGCGCCGTCGCCCGACGAGGAGACGAAGCTGCTCGCCGCGCTGCCGGGCGAGCGGGATCTCGCCGGACACCTCGCGGGAGAAGCGGGCGGCGAGGCCGAGGGGCCTGCCATCGACGACTACCAGCTGCGCATCGCGTACCAGATCGTGCGCGGGCAGGCGCGGGCCGCGGCGGCGAAGGCGCAAGGCAAGAAGCGATGACGGGAGATCCGGGCGCGACCCGGGCGGGCGCGACGCCGCGCGTGGTCGTCGTCGGCCTCGACTCGGTGTCGCCCGAGCTCGCGTTCGGCGTGCACCGGGAGCGGATGCCGTTCCTCGCGGGGATGTGCGCGCGCGGATCGTTCGGGCCGTTGCGCTCCACCGATCCGCCGATCACGGTCCCGGCGTGGGTCTCGATGACGACCGGAAAGACCCCGGCGGAGCTCGGCATCTACGGCTTCAGGAAGCGGCTGCCCGGATCGTACCGGCTCGGGCTCGTGACGCCCGCGGATCTCGAGCACCCGCGCCTGTGGGACCTCGCCGCGGCGGCCGGCCTCGTGTGCGCCGTCGTTTCGGTCCCGCTCACGT
Proteins encoded:
- a CDS encoding S41 family peptidase encodes the protein AGMGRALDPHSAFMTPAEYEAFLGEIRGEFCGVGLEVGVQDGVMTVIAPFADSPAERAGMAPGDQIVSIDGAPTAEMGLEDAVALIRGREGEPVSFRVRRPPAAEPFDVQVVRAQIKVKSVEAKLVSPGFPHVRVKQFQAGTASDLRARLERLTLEGGGLDGVILDLRRNPGGTVDEAVKVADLFLAEGAILVIRGRGGDAIQEHRAGRGGAFEEVPVTVLLDKGSASAAEIVAGAIQDHGRGMLVGTRSFGKGSVQYPFPLDDGYFLKLTVAKYYTPKGRSIQAEGIAPDVAIESRDAPSPDEETKLLAALPGERDLAGHLAGEAGGEAEGPAIDDYQLRIAYQIVRGQARAAAAKAQGKKR